A genomic window from Solanum stenotomum isolate F172 chromosome 10, ASM1918654v1, whole genome shotgun sequence includes:
- the LOC125878386 gene encoding transcription factor bHLH71-like, with translation MALEALSTNELLNFIIYDTISTTTTNNNNNLDENALFFDNHEENNAFLLKPQDFCTTTPLEQQYSTAASVPRPDTSREKNNLSVAAQSGGGGGGRKKRRRRPKICKNKEEAENQRMTHIAVERNRRKQMNEHLSVLRSLMPESYVQRGDQASIVGGAIEFVKELEHILQSLEAKKFVLLQQQQGGTTSNTGDGCDGYDLGKTKVSSAEYVGTPFAQFFSYPQYKCCELPNKYTSKSKAAIADIEVTLIETHANVRILSRRRFRQLSKLVAAFQSLYISVLHLNVTTLDPLVLYSISAKVEEGCQLNSADDIAGAVHHMLRIIEEEEATLSC, from the exons atgGCTTTAGAAGCACTTTCTACCAATGAACTCCTCAACTTCATCATCTATGATACAATCTctaccaccaccaccaacaacaacaacaatcttGATGAAAATGCCTTATTTTTTGACAATCATGAAGAAAATAATGCCTTTTTATTAAAACCTCAAGATTTTTGTACTACTACTCCCTTAGAGCAACAATATTCCACCGCCGCCTCAGTGCCGCGACCAGACACTTCTAGGGAGAAGAATAATTTGTCGGTCGCGGCACAATCAGGAGGCGGCGGTGGAGGgagaaagaaaaggagaagaagacccaaaatttgtaaaaataaagagGAAGCTGAAAATCAAAGAATGACTCACATTGCTGTTGAGAGAAATAGAAGGAAACAAATGAATGAACATCTTTCTGTTTTACGTTCACTCATGCCTGAATCTTATGTTCAAAGG GGTGACCAAGCTTCAATCGTTGGTGGTGCAATTGAATTCGTAAAGGAATTGGAACACATTCTACAATCTCTCGAAGCTAAAAAATTCGTattattacaacaacaacaaggcGGTACTACTAGTAATACTGGTGATGGTTGTGATGGTTATGATTTAGGAAAGACAAAAGTTTCAAGCGCGGAGTACGTTGGGACCCCATTTGCTCAATTTTTCTCATATCCACAatataaatgttgtgaattacCAAACAAATACACATCAAAGAGCAAGGCAGCTATAGCAGATATTGAAGTAACTTTAATTGAAACACATGCAAACGTTAGAATATTATCAAGAAGAAGATTTCGTCAGCTATCTAAATTGGTCGCTGCGTTTCAGTCATTGTACATTTCTGTCCTTCACCTCAATGTCACCACTTTAGATCCATTGGTTCTTTATTCAATAAGTGCTAAG GTGGAGGAAGGTTGCCAACTAAACTCAGCAGATGACATAGCAGGTGCAGTCCACCACATGCTAAGAATAATTGAGGAGGAAGAAGCTACACTTTCTTGCTAA